A genomic window from Leisingera sp. M658 includes:
- a CDS encoding transcription termination/antitermination protein NusG, which translates to MTMAGKVDQRAADQVELLQSDGLKPSGGGMIWLLVRVKRKHAGRIKLVEIGGEFEAYKDRAGRARKRKIKGTGSPAFTPVLLLQRAGFEVFMPVEYKDHRKSRYSRERHLVPQPLLMDWLFVGFPDGQNRLADLAALDVVTGIAGEGRRPAIVKHELVLDVMRQWGGGMLSPSCHQMVKNGHDFQPGDSAKVAFGSLAGVHVEVAEVNGKKVRAVLELLGEKVSREFNGLDLDRVKDDE; encoded by the coding sequence ATGACGATGGCGGGCAAGGTGGATCAGCGGGCGGCGGACCAGGTGGAGCTGCTGCAAAGCGATGGGCTGAAGCCCAGCGGCGGCGGGATGATCTGGCTGTTGGTGCGGGTGAAGCGCAAGCATGCCGGCCGCATCAAGCTGGTTGAGATCGGCGGTGAGTTTGAGGCCTACAAGGATCGGGCGGGCAGGGCGCGCAAGCGCAAGATCAAGGGGACGGGTAGTCCCGCGTTCACGCCGGTGCTGCTGTTGCAGCGGGCCGGGTTCGAGGTGTTCATGCCTGTTGAGTACAAGGATCATCGCAAGAGCCGTTACTCCCGTGAGCGCCATCTGGTTCCGCAGCCGTTGCTGATGGACTGGCTGTTTGTCGGCTTTCCGGATGGCCAGAACAGGCTGGCGGACTTGGCGGCGCTGGATGTTGTAACGGGTATAGCGGGTGAGGGACGCAGGCCTGCCATCGTCAAGCATGAGCTGGTGCTTGACGTTATGCGTCAGTGGGGCGGCGGGATGCTGTCGCCTTCCTGTCACCAGATGGTGAAGAATGGCCACGACTTTCAGCCAGGCGATTCCGCCAAGGTTGCTTTCGGGTCATTGGCGGGCGTCCATGTTGAGGTGGCCGAAGTGAACGGAAAAAAGGTGCGGGCTGTATTGGAGCTTTTGGGAGAGAAAGTTTCACGCGAATTCAACGGCTTGGACTTGGACAGGGTGAAGGATGACGAATGA
- a CDS encoding head-tail adaptor protein yields MSGRGGWRLISCGFLFEGEDDWQQQGGDLVCKIAYLRGGEAVIAGRIEGQNTVVIRARASAVPQVTTHWRIEDKVTQEIYLIKSALPSDRGRYIDFTCQSEAT; encoded by the coding sequence ATGTCTGGGCGCGGCGGCTGGCGCTTGATCTCCTGCGGCTTTCTGTTCGAGGGGGAGGACGATTGGCAGCAGCAGGGGGGCGATCTCGTTTGCAAGATTGCCTACCTGCGCGGTGGTGAGGCTGTGATCGCTGGCCGGATCGAGGGTCAGAACACCGTGGTGATCCGTGCCCGGGCCTCAGCGGTTCCCCAGGTGACCACGCATTGGCGGATCGAGGACAAGGTCACCCAGGAAATCTACCTGATCAAGTCCGCGCTGCCCTCCGATCGGGGCCGCTACATTGATTTCACCTGCCAGAGCGAGGCCACGTAA
- a CDS encoding ATP-binding protein translates to MQALGMAGGKFHFLNARGELIELAAGALSHRSNLVALMAGVKDPIRPLADIAPTKNEKRDTGFNAATAGDLLMQACGQRPLFNRNMPIRHVGTWRGSTGSPVVHLGENLLVNPAEERQGRMVAGALYPSVPAIDVPAKESASVEDIEFLAHRIGNYWNWRVKNAGLLVVAWIGQAVLGQYPDWRTHMYVSGKSGAGKTTLIKLITSLLGGMAVGGKNNSSAASIRQTTNRMALVRVFDEAEGDEQKLDVEEIIAMLRLMSGSEGAQMERGTSDHSGIRFGLYGAGLLGAIIPGGMAPQDRNRFAILTLGDRVGSSSPEDDAGLLAELEEDAIALGPKIWRRMLRLAPRRWDRTFRVYNGMVQGLGGRARDGDTIGTLLAGWDLMMFDDPLISLETDKACRDRLQQAREIAIPLLTETQEADEMGEGQQLLNAIFGAQLLKDHGGYTTVSEVIMVHNRGAHEPEDGEANLLERLGLRLIGRGDCRKELFISNAASPLLDKALTGGRWRKGAHKAALQTIDDVRVYPGTMRVAGRPQRGLVIPARLLPGYEESPEKGSYGDQ, encoded by the coding sequence GTGCAGGCGCTTGGAATGGCTGGGGGTAAGTTCCATTTCCTGAACGCCAGAGGTGAGCTGATCGAGCTGGCCGCCGGTGCTTTGAGCCATCGATCAAACCTGGTTGCGCTGATGGCTGGTGTAAAAGACCCTATCCGGCCATTGGCCGATATTGCGCCAACAAAGAATGAAAAGCGGGACACTGGCTTTAATGCTGCCACAGCAGGCGACCTTTTGATGCAGGCCTGCGGGCAGCGCCCGTTGTTCAACCGGAACATGCCGATCCGGCATGTTGGCACCTGGCGCGGCAGCACTGGTTCCCCTGTTGTTCACCTGGGCGAAAACCTACTGGTTAACCCAGCGGAAGAACGGCAGGGGCGCATGGTGGCGGGGGCGTTGTACCCCTCGGTGCCTGCGATCGATGTGCCGGCAAAAGAGTCTGCAAGTGTTGAGGATATCGAGTTTCTGGCCCATCGGATCGGGAATTACTGGAACTGGCGGGTGAAGAATGCCGGGCTTCTGGTGGTTGCCTGGATCGGTCAGGCCGTGCTGGGGCAATACCCGGATTGGCGTACTCATATGTATGTGAGCGGCAAGAGCGGGGCCGGGAAGACAACTCTGATCAAGTTGATCACCTCGCTCTTGGGCGGGATGGCAGTTGGCGGCAAGAACAATTCATCTGCGGCCAGCATCCGGCAGACCACTAACAGAATGGCACTGGTCCGGGTTTTTGATGAAGCAGAGGGTGATGAGCAAAAACTCGACGTGGAAGAAATCATAGCAATGCTGCGTCTGATGTCCGGATCTGAAGGCGCGCAGATGGAACGCGGCACCTCAGACCATTCCGGCATACGGTTTGGCCTCTATGGGGCGGGGCTGCTGGGGGCGATTATCCCGGGCGGCATGGCTCCGCAGGACCGGAACCGTTTTGCAATTCTGACATTGGGGGATCGTGTTGGGTCTTCGTCGCCTGAAGATGATGCGGGCCTTTTGGCGGAGTTGGAAGAGGACGCAATTGCCCTGGGGCCTAAGATATGGCGCCGGATGCTGCGCCTGGCGCCCCGGCGCTGGGACCGAACGTTCCGAGTTTACAACGGGATGGTTCAAGGCCTGGGTGGCCGGGCGCGGGACGGTGACACGATCGGGACTTTGCTGGCCGGTTGGGATCTGATGATGTTTGATGATCCCTTGATCAGCCTGGAAACAGATAAGGCGTGCAGGGATCGGCTGCAGCAGGCCAGAGAGATCGCCATCCCGCTGCTGACAGAGACGCAGGAAGCGGACGAAATGGGGGAGGGGCAGCAGCTGCTGAATGCCATTTTCGGCGCCCAGCTTCTCAAGGATCATGGCGGCTACACGACGGTTTCAGAAGTCATCATGGTTCACAATCGCGGCGCTCATGAGCCAGAAGACGGAGAGGCAAATTTGCTGGAGCGCTTGGGACTTCGGTTGATTGGCCGAGGTGATTGCCGGAAAGAGCTGTTTATCAGCAATGCTGCCAGCCCTTTGCTGGACAAGGCGCTGACAGGTGGGCGGTGGCGTAAAGGCGCCCACAAGGCCGCTCTGCAGACGATTGATGATGTGAGGGTCTACCCGGGCACTATGCGCGTCGCGGGTCGCCCCCAGCGCGGCCTGGTCATCCCCGCGCGTCTTCTCCCCGGATATGAAGAAAGCCCTGAAAAGGGCAGTTACGGTGACCAATGA
- a CDS encoding terminase large subunit — translation MLDFSDDQEFGLDPEWDTSVPDWEHRILNGLSLIPDLPLFDAPAKKALRIFKRLKVPDLPGTPTFGEICDDWVFDFVRVIFGSYNPETKRRMLREFFLLVPKKNGKSAIAAGIIVTAAIMNERPQAELYLIAPTQKISGIAFKTAQGIIRLDETLSKVFRVQPHQKTITHLTTEAVIMILSADGDVVTGSKGCFVLVDETHVLGSKHKAPEVFIELRGGLKSRPEGFFLQITTQSKDRPTGQFEKELATARAVRDGEIRLPMLAVMYELPQEMLENKAWKDPKTWTLVNPNLGRSVHLEDLVNDMRKAEREGPEAVALFISQHLNIEPSLGLGTGKWVGALFWEDAARPITLDDILSTSDVCVAGVDGGGLDDLLGFGIMGRHRETKRWQFWSKAWADEMVLELRKEIKPELEALAKSGDLVLVGNLEDEAFPEIVEYCVRLRDLGLLPEENGIGMDPEGVAKIIDALIDAGFAIEDMTPISQGYKLNAAIKAAPVKLKNGTLIHCNQRIMTFSVENAKTEARGNAVIVTKAQSGTAKIDPLMAMFNTVQMMSWNPQPRVNSNLDDFLSNPVMVV, via the coding sequence GTGCTCGATTTTTCTGACGATCAAGAATTTGGCCTGGACCCGGAATGGGACACGTCCGTTCCAGATTGGGAGCACCGGATTCTGAACGGCCTTTCGCTGATCCCGGATTTGCCGCTTTTCGATGCTCCGGCAAAAAAGGCTCTTCGGATCTTCAAGCGGTTGAAGGTTCCGGATCTTCCAGGCACGCCTACATTTGGCGAGATCTGTGACGATTGGGTCTTTGACTTTGTTCGCGTTATCTTCGGCAGCTACAACCCGGAGACCAAGCGGCGAATGCTGCGTGAGTTCTTCCTGCTGGTTCCCAAGAAGAACGGAAAATCGGCAATTGCTGCAGGGATCATCGTCACTGCGGCAATCATGAATGAACGCCCGCAGGCGGAACTGTACCTGATTGCGCCGACTCAGAAGATTTCCGGTATCGCTTTCAAAACAGCTCAGGGGATCATCCGGTTAGATGAGACGTTGTCGAAGGTCTTTAGGGTGCAGCCGCACCAGAAGACGATCACTCATCTGACAACGGAAGCGGTGATCATGATCTTGTCTGCGGACGGGGATGTGGTGACGGGTTCAAAAGGTTGTTTCGTATTGGTGGACGAAACCCACGTTCTCGGTAGCAAGCACAAAGCTCCGGAGGTCTTTATCGAGCTGCGCGGCGGCTTGAAATCCCGGCCTGAAGGGTTCTTTCTCCAGATCACGACCCAATCGAAGGATCGCCCCACCGGGCAGTTTGAAAAGGAGCTGGCGACGGCGCGGGCTGTCCGGGACGGCGAAATCCGGTTGCCGATGCTGGCTGTCATGTACGAGCTGCCGCAGGAGATGCTCGAAAACAAGGCATGGAAAGATCCGAAGACCTGGACGCTGGTCAATCCGAACCTTGGGCGCTCGGTTCACCTGGAGGATTTGGTCAACGATATGCGAAAGGCGGAGCGCGAAGGCCCGGAAGCCGTCGCGCTGTTCATTTCGCAGCACCTGAATATTGAGCCTTCACTTGGACTCGGCACAGGTAAATGGGTCGGAGCGCTGTTCTGGGAAGATGCCGCCCGGCCAATCACGCTGGACGATATCCTATCGACGTCCGACGTCTGCGTCGCCGGAGTGGACGGCGGCGGCCTTGATGACCTTTTGGGCTTCGGCATCATGGGCCGCCACCGCGAAACTAAGCGCTGGCAATTCTGGTCCAAAGCCTGGGCTGATGAAATGGTTCTGGAGCTGCGCAAGGAAATCAAGCCGGAGCTGGAAGCACTCGCTAAATCTGGGGATCTGGTCCTGGTGGGAAATCTCGAAGATGAAGCGTTTCCGGAGATTGTGGAATACTGTGTCCGGTTGCGGGATCTAGGCCTTTTGCCTGAGGAGAACGGGATCGGCATGGACCCGGAGGGTGTCGCCAAGATTATCGACGCGCTGATCGATGCCGGTTTTGCAATCGAAGACATGACGCCGATCTCACAGGGCTACAAGCTGAATGCGGCGATCAAGGCAGCACCAGTCAAGCTGAAGAACGGCACCCTGATCCACTGCAACCAGCGGATTATGACCTTCAGCGTTGAAAACGCGAAGACAGAGGCGCGCGGCAACGCAGTGATCGTGACCAAGGCGCAATCTGGCACAGCCAAGATCGATCCGCTCATGGCCATGTTCAACACGGTCCAAATGATGAGCTGGAACCCACAACCGCGGGTTAACTCCAACCTGGATGACTTCCTTTCAAACCCGGTGATGGTCGTATGA
- a CDS encoding transposase produces the protein MTARREKFRVGHVLFEVDGGPGTFGLFAAEADEPKHRRPLFTGFVERGMGDQLRRLADRFDELEAGQE, from the coding sequence ATGACGGCGAGGCGTGAAAAATTCCGCGTCGGGCACGTCTTGTTTGAGGTCGATGGTGGCCCCGGCACATTCGGGTTGTTCGCTGCAGAGGCGGATGAGCCGAAACACCGCCGGCCGCTGTTCACCGGGTTTGTTGAGCGGGGCATGGGCGACCAGCTCCGCCGCTTGGCGGACCGATTTGACGAGCTGGAGGCCGGGCAGGAATGA
- a CDS encoding phage major capsid protein, whose product MTKHMMPAISMAALASACPVHVLGAPMNEASDAEMLREINAALKKIEGDVKGTAEDALKEAKKSGEVSAETKLTADKLLTTQAELNTSLKNLTDKVEGLTAQNQELAQNFASGLGGGGNDGPMSLGQAVVAQHDAVKAFSGSAIKLDINNAITTADGSAGGLIYREEEREPVRMPKRRLLVAGLLSRGVVSSDAHTYRKQTVRTSAAAMVAEGAATPESNYGWTKVTDTVRKIGHHINVSEESLADADYLQSEIDTELRYGLDLEEEKQVLAGDGIGENHLGLISVAPGFVAADASLPNATRIDRLRLAILQIALEDYYLTSFVLNPVDWAGIEMTKNANGDYIFTRPDGVTSPVLWGRDVVESNSMSKGEWLGGDLAMASTLYDRQQTEVKLSTEHGDNFIEGMVTVQAKKRQLLAHKRNLAIVKGDFTFV is encoded by the coding sequence ATGACAAAGCACATGATGCCCGCCATTTCGATGGCGGCACTGGCCTCGGCGTGCCCGGTCCATGTCCTCGGCGCACCAATGAATGAAGCATCTGACGCCGAGATGCTGCGTGAGATCAACGCGGCGCTGAAAAAGATCGAAGGCGACGTGAAGGGCACGGCTGAAGACGCTCTGAAAGAGGCCAAGAAATCCGGCGAGGTCAGCGCCGAGACCAAGTTGACGGCTGACAAACTTCTGACCACACAGGCCGAACTTAACACCTCGCTGAAAAACCTGACCGACAAGGTCGAGGGCCTGACCGCGCAGAACCAGGAGCTGGCCCAGAACTTCGCGTCAGGTCTTGGCGGTGGCGGCAATGACGGTCCGATGTCGCTAGGTCAGGCTGTGGTGGCCCAGCATGATGCGGTGAAAGCCTTCAGCGGCAGCGCGATCAAGCTGGATATCAACAACGCGATCACCACCGCGGATGGTTCTGCCGGCGGCCTCATCTACCGCGAAGAAGAGCGGGAACCTGTCCGTATGCCGAAGCGGCGCCTGCTGGTCGCAGGCCTGCTGTCCCGCGGTGTGGTGAGCAGTGATGCGCACACATACCGCAAGCAAACGGTGCGCACGAGCGCCGCAGCCATGGTGGCCGAAGGTGCAGCAACACCTGAATCGAACTACGGTTGGACCAAGGTGACCGATACCGTCCGCAAAATCGGCCATCACATCAACGTGTCGGAAGAAAGCCTGGCGGATGCTGACTATCTGCAGTCGGAAATTGACACAGAACTGCGCTACGGCCTCGACCTGGAGGAAGAAAAACAGGTTCTGGCCGGTGACGGTATCGGTGAAAACCATCTGGGCCTGATCTCGGTTGCCCCGGGATTTGTTGCTGCCGATGCCAGCCTCCCGAACGCAACGCGCATTGATCGCCTGCGCCTGGCCATCCTTCAGATTGCACTGGAGGACTACTACTTGACCTCCTTCGTTCTGAACCCGGTGGACTGGGCCGGGATCGAGATGACCAAGAACGCCAATGGCGATTACATCTTCACCCGTCCGGATGGCGTGACTTCTCCGGTACTGTGGGGCCGTGACGTTGTGGAAAGCAACAGCATGTCCAAAGGCGAATGGCTGGGCGGCGATCTCGCAATGGCCTCGACCCTTTATGACCGTCAGCAGACCGAGGTGAAGCTCTCCACCGAACATGGCGACAACTTCATCGAAGGCATGGTCACCGTTCAGGCGAAGAAGCGTCAGCTTTTGGCCCACAAGCGCAATCTGGCGATTGTGAAGGGCGACTTCACTTTCGTCTGA
- a CDS encoding phage portal protein — MMNLLRAAINGVRNEIQSTGGGWFGSFGSSALQSPSMPTPSGKSVTASTSLASSVVFDCVRKNAQVLAGMPLQYFEKDGNGNDVLVNDGDLYGILAESPNRDQTALEFWEGCSTQLSLKGNAYNEKLFLGKRLVGVRPLFGVQPMRDRDRGGFKYGIYDRGKWEVLPAEKVFHLRGFGAGDGLGMSTIAYGATSIGAALAADETASSIFSNAMMTAGFLTSDQVLKPEQRDQLQKMLETFAGSSKAGKSMILEAGLKWNATQLNPDDAQLLETRRYSVEDICRWFGVPPIIVGHSAEGQTMWGSGVETILLSWLTLGINPMANRIEARVRKDLQPVEKRRRGFFRFDRDAMLQMDSKAKGEFLQKMAGSGTLTANERRDILGRPRHTDPNADALLAQTAMAPLDQLGENAK; from the coding sequence ATGATGAATTTGCTGCGCGCCGCGATTAACGGCGTCCGAAATGAAATCCAGTCGACAGGCGGCGGCTGGTTTGGTTCTTTCGGCAGCTCGGCCTTGCAGTCACCCAGCATGCCGACACCCTCGGGAAAAAGTGTCACGGCCAGCACGTCGCTTGCCAGTTCGGTAGTTTTCGATTGCGTCCGAAAGAATGCCCAGGTTCTGGCTGGCATGCCGCTGCAGTATTTCGAGAAGGACGGCAATGGTAACGACGTCCTCGTAAATGACGGGGATCTCTATGGCATCCTCGCTGAAAGTCCCAACCGCGACCAGACAGCGCTGGAGTTCTGGGAAGGGTGTTCGACGCAACTGAGCCTGAAGGGCAATGCTTACAACGAAAAACTCTTTCTCGGGAAGCGCCTGGTTGGTGTGCGCCCGCTGTTCGGGGTGCAGCCAATGCGGGACCGAGACCGCGGCGGGTTCAAGTATGGGATCTATGACCGCGGCAAGTGGGAGGTTCTTCCTGCTGAGAAAGTTTTTCATCTGCGCGGATTTGGTGCTGGTGATGGTCTTGGAATGTCCACGATCGCTTACGGCGCCACCTCGATCGGTGCAGCTTTGGCGGCGGATGAGACAGCATCCAGCATCTTTTCCAATGCCATGATGACCGCTGGATTTCTAACTTCTGATCAGGTTCTCAAACCCGAGCAGAGGGATCAGCTGCAAAAGATGCTGGAGACATTCGCGGGATCCTCGAAGGCCGGAAAGTCCATGATCCTGGAGGCCGGTCTCAAGTGGAATGCAACGCAGCTTAATCCAGATGATGCCCAGCTCTTGGAAACCCGGCGTTACAGTGTCGAAGATATTTGCCGATGGTTCGGCGTCCCGCCAATCATCGTTGGCCATTCGGCTGAAGGTCAGACCATGTGGGGCAGCGGAGTAGAAACCATCCTCCTGTCGTGGCTGACGCTAGGTATCAACCCGATGGCCAACCGGATTGAGGCGCGCGTTAGAAAGGATCTGCAGCCGGTCGAAAAGCGCCGGCGGGGTTTCTTCCGTTTTGATCGTGACGCGATGCTGCAAATGGACAGCAAAGCCAAGGGGGAATTCCTGCAGAAGATGGCGGGCAGCGGCACGCTGACGGCCAATGAGCGCCGGGATATCCTTGGCCGCCCCCGGCATACCGATCCAAACGCGGATGCGCTTTTGGCGCAAACGGCCATGGCTCCCCTTGACCAGCTAGGAGAAAACGCAAAATGA
- a CDS encoding HNH endonuclease, producing the protein MGKLKGRAVKSRLQAAPSRFRKAPSTEAQRSQQRDVEQPWRAWYKTARWQKLRLKILIRDGWRCQETGERLSGKYPSQNSPVVDHKRPHRGDPDLFWDERNLQSVSKSYHDGVKQSIEKRGMA; encoded by the coding sequence ATGGGCAAGCTGAAGGGCAGGGCGGTCAAGTCGCGTTTGCAGGCTGCGCCCTCGCGGTTCCGCAAAGCGCCATCAACTGAGGCGCAGCGTTCGCAGCAGCGAGACGTGGAGCAGCCATGGCGGGCCTGGTACAAGACAGCGCGTTGGCAAAAGCTGCGGCTGAAGATCCTGATACGCGACGGCTGGCGTTGCCAAGAGACCGGTGAGCGGTTGTCAGGCAAGTATCCGTCGCAGAACAGCCCGGTGGTTGACCACAAGCGTCCGCACCGCGGTGACCCGGATCTGTTCTGGGATGAACGCAACCTGCAGTCAGTGTCGAAGAGCTACCACGACGGGGTGAAGCAGAGCATCGAGAAGCGCGGTATGGCCTAG
- a CDS encoding helix-turn-helix domain-containing protein — MNAPKFKPDDMRQRILDEIERQGRSQADVVEKARLGHGYLTNILKRGQMPSVDKLHALCDELGVSVAWVMYGVEMPADFDRVFDLMQRDPKKFYAVLALLE; from the coding sequence ATGAACGCACCCAAATTCAAACCCGATGACATGCGGCAACGCATCCTGGACGAAATCGAACGGCAAGGCCGGTCTCAAGCCGACGTCGTGGAGAAGGCACGTCTAGGTCACGGCTATCTAACGAACATTCTAAAACGAGGACAGATGCCCTCTGTGGACAAGCTCCACGCCCTTTGTGACGAACTGGGAGTGTCTGTAGCTTGGGTTATGTACGGGGTAGAAATGCCAGCAGACTTTGACCGAGTTTTCGATCTAATGCAGCGTGATCCAAAGAAATTTTATGCGGTTCTGGCCCTTCTGGAGTAG
- a CDS encoding resolvase has translation MAEQEFDLFGDPVRQSNGRRGRPKHVPSQENRNKVIVLLAMGWSNERIAGALHVSQPTLRTYYFSELKARDIQRDRLDAHRLMLAMEEANKGNVGAMRLLDQLISKSDLALTTGRLGDAQRKAAAKPETPGKKAQEKLNAHKVLGGDDTASDGWGEDIKPGSGMH, from the coding sequence TTGGCTGAACAAGAATTTGACCTGTTCGGCGACCCGGTACGTCAGTCCAATGGGCGTCGGGGGCGTCCGAAGCACGTACCATCTCAGGAAAATCGCAATAAAGTCATAGTGTTACTTGCTATGGGTTGGTCCAATGAGCGCATCGCTGGTGCCTTGCATGTCTCTCAACCGACGCTGAGAACCTATTATTTTTCAGAGCTGAAGGCGCGGGACATCCAGCGCGATCGGCTCGATGCTCACCGGCTCATGCTCGCAATGGAAGAGGCGAACAAGGGCAACGTTGGCGCGATGCGCCTGCTCGATCAGCTGATCTCAAAAAGCGACCTGGCTTTGACAACTGGCAGGCTGGGGGACGCACAGCGCAAAGCGGCGGCGAAGCCGGAGACACCCGGCAAAAAGGCGCAAGAGAAGCTGAACGCCCACAAAGTCCTCGGTGGCGATGACACCGCAAGTGATGGTTGGGGTGAAGACATCAAGCCTGGAAGTGGAATGCACTAG
- a CDS encoding head maturation protease, ClpP-related, which yields MTKAGMPLAPMNRMPGVRSDLTPQALKNWNPDLAPKAEGLGENSISILNPIGKYYEDGVTAARIAAALRNIGDKPVDVYVNSPGGDVFEGLAIYSLLLEHKANVTVKVLGVAASAASVLAMAADDLLIMRSAFLMIHNTWVVAAGDRNAFQQVAEWLQPFDEALVDIYAARTSIDAKKIGAMLDKETWLGGAKAVEQGFADDFLGADQVSQDVQDGLKISPEAAKKKADLLMARGRAPRSMRRELLAALNAGMPSAAGQDTPSADPEPKAGAQALALLKQHTS from the coding sequence ATGACCAAGGCAGGAATGCCGCTGGCGCCGATGAACCGCATGCCTGGTGTGCGGTCCGATTTGACGCCGCAGGCTCTGAAGAACTGGAACCCGGATCTGGCTCCGAAGGCTGAAGGCCTGGGCGAAAACTCGATCTCGATCCTCAATCCGATCGGCAAATACTATGAAGACGGTGTCACCGCCGCCCGTATTGCGGCGGCGCTCCGGAACATCGGTGACAAGCCGGTAGACGTCTATGTCAACTCCCCAGGCGGTGATGTCTTCGAGGGCCTGGCTATCTATTCGCTGCTGTTGGAACACAAAGCCAATGTGACCGTGAAGGTTCTGGGGGTGGCGGCCTCGGCGGCGTCAGTGCTGGCGATGGCCGCTGATGATCTCCTGATCATGCGGTCGGCCTTCCTGATGATCCACAATACCTGGGTTGTCGCGGCTGGCGATCGCAATGCGTTTCAGCAAGTTGCCGAATGGCTGCAGCCCTTTGATGAGGCGCTGGTGGATATCTACGCCGCGCGCACCAGCATCGATGCTAAGAAAATCGGTGCCATGCTGGACAAGGAAACCTGGCTCGGTGGCGCCAAGGCTGTTGAACAGGGCTTTGCGGATGACTTCCTGGGTGCTGATCAGGTGTCCCAGGATGTGCAGGACGGGCTGAAGATCAGCCCGGAGGCCGCGAAAAAGAAAGCTGATCTATTGATGGCGCGGGGCCGTGCCCCGCGATCGATGCGCCGCGAGCTGCTCGCGGCGCTGAATGCCGGCATGCCGAGCGCTGCCGGTCAGGACACGCCGAGCGCTGATCCTGAACCCAAAGCGGGGGCCCAAGCCCTTGCGCTTCTGAAACAACACACTTCCTAA
- a CDS encoding head-tail connector protein, whose translation MPLETVKAGVSAGGFTADDALLSRLAAASEVSIAGYLRFDLADEFPDGIPADLEQAIIELVRFFYEAHQDGRGTEGQGLPPLVRTLLAPHRKFL comes from the coding sequence GTGCCCCTGGAAACCGTGAAGGCGGGCGTTTCGGCGGGCGGCTTCACGGCAGATGATGCGCTTCTTAGCCGGTTGGCGGCGGCGTCAGAGGTCAGCATCGCGGGTTATCTGCGCTTTGACTTGGCCGATGAATTTCCAGACGGGATTCCGGCCGATCTGGAACAGGCCATCATCGAACTGGTCCGCTTCTTCTATGAAGCACATCAGGATGGCCGGGGAACCGAAGGGCAGGGGCTTCCACCCTTGGTGCGAACCCTGTTGGCACCGCACAGGAAGTTTCTTTGA